From Vitis vinifera cultivar Pinot Noir 40024 chromosome 5, ASM3070453v1, the proteins below share one genomic window:
- the LOC100261392 gene encoding CASP-like protein 5B3 isoform X2: protein MKDFPGTPGTWTGLILRISQCMFAAGSIASMATTSSFFSVTAFCYLIASMGLQVIWSFGLAFLDAYALVKKKVLHNPVLVSLFVVGDWPPLHLPASQSCTIAILETVISGRNAKNTRFQLHWPS from the exons ATGAAGGATTTTCCTGGAACACCTGGGACTTGGACTGGGCTTATTCTTAGGATTTCCCAGTGCATGTTTGCAGCTGGTTCGATTGCTTCCATGGCAACTACTTCCAGCTTCTTCAGTGTCACAGCTTTTTG CTACTTGATCGCATCAATGGGTTTGCAAGTCATTTGGAGCTTTGGGCTTGCTTTCTTGGATGCATATGCCTTGGTGAAAAAGAAGGTCCTCCACAATCCTGTTTTGGTCAGCCTCTTTGTAGTTGGAGACTGG CCGCCTCTGCATCTGCCGGCATCACAGTCTTGTACTATAGCGATTTTGGAGACTGTGATTTCGGGAAGGAATGCCAAAAATACCAGATTTCAGTTGCATTGGCCTTCCTGA
- the LOC100261392 gene encoding CASP-like protein 5B3 isoform X1, translated as MKDFPGTPGTWTGLILRISQCMFAAGSIASMATTSSFFSVTAFCYLIASMGLQVIWSFGLAFLDAYALVKKKVLHNPVLVSLFVVGDWVTATLSLAAASASAGITVLYYSDFGDCDFGKECQKYQISVALAFLSWIMIATSSLIMFWLLAAG; from the exons ATGAAGGATTTTCCTGGAACACCTGGGACTTGGACTGGGCTTATTCTTAGGATTTCCCAGTGCATGTTTGCAGCTGGTTCGATTGCTTCCATGGCAACTACTTCCAGCTTCTTCAGTGTCACAGCTTTTTG CTACTTGATCGCATCAATGGGTTTGCAAGTCATTTGGAGCTTTGGGCTTGCTTTCTTGGATGCATATGCCTTGGTGAAAAAGAAGGTCCTCCACAATCCTGTTTTGGTCAGCCTCTTTGTAGTTGGAGACTGG GTTACAGCAACATTGTCCCTTGCAGCCGCCTCTGCATCTGCCGGCATCACAGTCTTGTACTATAGCGATTTTGGAGACTGTGATTTCGGGAAGGAATGCCAAAAATACCAGATTTCAGTTGCATTGGCCTTCCTGAGTTGGATAATGATTGCAACCTCATCCCTAATCATGTTTTGGCTTTTAGCTGCAGGTTAA